The sequence CGCGGCGGCCGCGACGGCTCCCCCTCCGCGCCGCCGCGGCCGTTCCCCCCGTGCCCCCGTCGAGAGAGCCTGCTAGGCCTTCTCGGACCCTGCGTGGTTCTCCTGCGGCTTCAGGATGTCCTTCGGGGCGCCGCCCGCGTGGTTCTCCAGGGTGGCGATGTTCTCGGCCACGCTGCCCGCGTGGTTCTCCAGCGGAGTGACCTTCCCGTCGCCGGGGCTGCCCGCGTGGTTCTCCTGCGTGGTGGCCTCGCCGGTCTTGGGCTTAAGTGCATCGCTCATGTTTTATCTCCCAGAGGTCTGGCGTGTTCGGTCGGCGACGCCCATCCGGCAGCTCCCCCGTAGGCCGCCGGACGGGCGTATCGGGGCCGTTCACCCTAGCGGTGCGGTTCCCCTCGCAACCCGCCTGCCCCCCGACGCGACGGATCGATGGGGATAAGACTGACGAGTGGCGATAAACGTTCGATGAACGCCGTCGGCCACGTGCCGGTGAGGGGGGATGGGCCCTCAGGCTGCGGCTGCCGGAGCGAGGAGCCCGCGTACCTCGTCCGCCTCGGCGGCACCGGTCTGCTCGTAGATGGACAGGGCCTCGTGCCAGCAGGCGCGGGCCCGGTCGATCTGGCCGAGGTGCCGCAGGGCGCGTCCCAGCGTGGTCAGGACATTGCCGCGCATCCACTCGCCCCCGATGACCCGCAGGGCAAGGGCCTGCTCGGCGTGCTGGGCAGCCTGCGCCGGGCGCATGGCCGCCAAGTGGGCCTCGGCGATACGGAAATGGGTGGAGCCTTCCCACAGGCGCTGCCGATTGCCCTGGAAAACGCGCAGTGCCTCCGCCAGCTGCTCCAGCGCGTCGGCGGACCTTCCGGCCCGGGTGAGTGCGATACCAAGTGCGAATCTGCCATTGGCAGTTCGCAGGCTCAGCCCCATGCCGTCGAAGATGGCCGTCCCCTGCTGTGCCAGTTCGACGGCGCTGGCCACACGCCCCATGTCCACATGGATTCTGGAGAGATTGCACAACGCGGAGGCCTCACCGACCAGGTTCCTGTCCGCGCGGTAATTGTCTATCGCCGCCTGGAGGAACTTCTCACCGTCCGTGTGCCGCCCCTGGTAGAACGCGATGATGCCCCGGTCGTTCGGGGCCCAGCAGGCGGGGATCGGGTCTTCGGAGGCCCTGGCGAGTTCCATCGCGTGCATGGCCTCCTCGTCGGCCAGCGCGAAGCGGCCGGACACGAGGTACACCGTGGACAACGAGGCACGGGCGCGCGCCTCGGAGCGGGGGTCCCGTGCCGCTCGCGCCGCGTCACGCAGCGCCGTTCCGGTCGTTTCGTACTGACGGGAGTTGGCACCCGACTCGGCGAGATCCTTCGCCGCGCAGAGCAGGTCCACGGCACGGCGGAGCATCCCGCTCGACGCGCACTGGTGCGCGCAGGCGAGCAGGGCGTTGGCCTCGCCGTACAGCCAGTCCACCGCCTCGTGCCCGTCGGTGAATTCGAGGCCGGGCCGGTCCGGCGACACCAGATGGGCGACCGCACGGTCCCCCGGCCGCTCCAGCGCGTACACCCCCGCCGCCGTCGCCAGATAGAAGTCCAGCAGCCGCGACAGCGCCTCCTCCCGCTCTCCCGGCGCCTGCTCGTCCCGCTCCGCGCAGGAGCGGGCGTACAGGCGGACCAGGTCGTGGTAGCGGTAGCGGCCCGGGGCCGCCGACTCCACCAGGGACGTGTCGACCAGGGCCTCCAGGAGGTCCTCCGCCGTGTGCGGGTCCAGGTCGAGGAGGGCGGCGGCGGCGGCCAGGGAGATGTCCGGGCCGTCCGCGAGGCCCAGGAGGCGGAAGGCGCGGGCCTGGGCCGGTTCCAGCTGGCCGTAGCCGAGTTCGAAGGTGGCCTTCACCGCGAGGTCGCCCGCCTGGAGCTCGTCCAGCCGGCGGCGTTCGTCCGCGAGCTTGGCGGCCAGCACGGAGACCGTCCAGGTGCGGCGGGAGGCCAGGCGGGACGCGGCGATGCGGATCGCCAGGGGGAGGAAGCCGCAGGCGGCGACCACGTCGAGCGCGGCCTCGCGCTCGGAGGTGATGCGTTCCTCGCCGACGATCCGGGTGAACAGCAGGAGCGCCTCCTCCGGGGACATCACGTCCAGGTCGACCAGGTGCGCGCCCGCCAGGTCGACCATCCGGACCCGGCTGGTGACCAGCGCCGCGCACCCCTCCGTGCCGGGGAGCAGCGGGCGGATCTGGGCCGCGTCGTGCGCGTTGTCCAGGAGGATCAGGACGCGGCGGCCGTCGAGCGTGGAGCGGTAGAGCGCGGCCCGCTCGTCCAGGGTGTCCGGGATGGCGGAGTCCGAGGTGCCGAGCGCCCGCAGGAACGCGCCGAGCACCGTCTCCGGTTCGGCGGCCCGTGCACCCGCGCCCTGGAGGTCGACGTAGAGCTGCCCGTCCGGGAAGTGCTTGCGGGCCTGGTGGGCGACGTGCACGGCGAGGGTCGTCTTGCCGACGCCGCCGATGCCGGCGAGCGCGGAGACGGCCATCACGGAGCCCTCCGCACTGGCGAGCCGGTCGCTCAGCTCGTGGACGAAGGAGACCCGGCCCGTGAAGTCGGGGACGGTGGCGGGCAGCTGGGCCGGGCGGACCGGCGCGGCGGCCGGGGCCGGTTCGTCCGCCGGGCGGGCCAGTTCCTCGTCGGCGCGCAGGATGCGCTGCTGGAGGCGGCCCAGCTCCGCGCACGGGTCGACGCCCAGCTCCTCGGCGAGCAGCCTGCGGGTGTCCGCGTAGACGGCGAGCGCCTCCGCCTGCCGGCCGCTGCGGTACAGGGCCACCATCAGCAGTTCCCGCAGCCGTTCGCGCAGCGGGTGCGCGGCGGTGAGCGCGGTCAGTTCGGAGACCGCCTCCGCGTGGCAGCCGGCCTCCAGGTCCAGATCGAGACGGGTCTCGGTGAGCTGGAGCCGCCATTCCTCAAGACGCGTGCGCTGGTACTCCGCGTACGGGCCCGGCACCGAGGCCAGCGCCTCGCCGTCCCACAGGCCGAGCGCCTCGTTCAGCAGGGCCCGCGCCTCGTTGCGGTCGCCCGCCGCCCGCGCCTTCTCCGCGCCGGCCGCCAGCTCCTGAGCGACGGTCAGGTCCAGGGCGTCGGGCCCGGTC comes from Streptomyces sp. Mut1 and encodes:
- a CDS encoding AfsR/SARP family transcriptional regulator, with the protein product MGRDDGPRVRVPEQRTPERGPADEAVLRFSVLGPVRARRGGETLAPGSPQQRALLTALLLRGGHTATAAELIDAIWGDEPPSQALAAVRTYASRLRKSLGTDTLASDSGGYAIRTGPDALDLTVAQELAAGAEKARAAGDRNEARALLNEALGLWDGEALASVPGPYAEYQRTRLEEWRLQLTETRLDLDLEAGCHAEAVSELTALTAAHPLRERLRELLMVALYRSGRQAEALAVYADTRRLLAEELGVDPCAELGRLQQRILRADEELARPADEPAPAAAPVRPAQLPATVPDFTGRVSFVHELSDRLASAEGSVMAVSALAGIGGVGKTTLAVHVAHQARKHFPDGQLYVDLQGAGARAAEPETVLGAFLRALGTSDSAIPDTLDERAALYRSTLDGRRVLILLDNAHDAAQIRPLLPGTEGCAALVTSRVRMVDLAGAHLVDLDVMSPEEALLLFTRIVGEERITSEREAALDVVAACGFLPLAIRIAASRLASRRTWTVSVLAAKLADERRRLDELQAGDLAVKATFELGYGQLEPAQARAFRLLGLADGPDISLAAAAALLDLDPHTAEDLLEALVDTSLVESAAPGRYRYHDLVRLYARSCAERDEQAPGEREEALSRLLDFYLATAAGVYALERPGDRAVAHLVSPDRPGLEFTDGHEAVDWLYGEANALLACAHQCASSGMLRRAVDLLCAAKDLAESGANSRQYETTGTALRDAARAARDPRSEARARASLSTVYLVSGRFALADEEAMHAMELARASEDPIPACWAPNDRGIIAFYQGRHTDGEKFLQAAIDNYRADRNLVGEASALCNLSRIHVDMGRVASAVELAQQGTAIFDGMGLSLRTANGRFALGIALTRAGRSADALEQLAEALRVFQGNRQRLWEGSTHFRIAEAHLAAMRPAQAAQHAEQALALRVIGGEWMRGNVLTTLGRALRHLGQIDRARACWHEALSIYEQTGAAEADEVRGLLAPAAAA